The DNA region GGGACCCTCATGGCCATGGAAACGGCCTGCGGCGGTTTCACGGTGGCGGCCTTCCTGCCGCGTTCGGCGGCCACCGCCTCCCGCACTCCCCGTTCCGACAACCCGACCGGACCCAACGGCCCCAACAGCCCCCCGGACCCCACAGGAGACACTTCATGACGAGCGGCAGCATCCGCGTACTCATCGCCGACGACCAGCAGATGGTCAGGCAGGGCTTCACGGTGCTGCTCAACACCCAGCCCGACATCGACGTGGTCGGCCAGGCGGTCGACGGCCTGGACGCCATCGCCAAGGTCGCCGAACTCGCCCCGGACGTCGTCCTGATGGACATCCGTATGCCCGAACTCGGCGGTATCGAGGCCACCCGCCGCATCACCGACAGGACTCCGCAGATCAGAGTCCTGGTGCTGACCACCTTCGACCTCGACGAGTACGTGTACGAGGCGCTGCGCGCCGGCGCCTCCGGCTTTCTGCTGAAGGACGCGTCCGCCGACCAGCTCGCCGAGGCGATCCGGGTGGTGGCCGCCGGTGACGCGCTGCTCGCGCCCGGCATCACCCGGCGCCTCATCGCGGAGTTCTCCCGGCTGGACACCACGCCCCGTGCCCCGCTCAAGCAGCGCGTCGGCGAGCTGACCGAGCGCGAGACGGAGGTGCTCGCCCTCATCGCCCAGGGCCTGTCGAACGCG from Streptomyces sp. NBC_00258 includes:
- a CDS encoding response regulator, yielding MTSGSIRVLIADDQQMVRQGFTVLLNTQPDIDVVGQAVDGLDAIAKVAELAPDVVLMDIRMPELGGIEATRRITDRTPQIRVLVLTTFDLDEYVYEALRAGASGFLLKDASADQLAEAIRVVAAGDALLAPGITRRLIAEFSRLDTTPRAPLKQRVGELTERETEVLALIAQGLSNAEIAERLFVAEQTVKTHVGRILVKLGLRDRTQAAVFAYECGLVRPSGY